From a single Pseudophryne corroboree isolate aPseCor3 chromosome 6, aPseCor3.hap2, whole genome shotgun sequence genomic region:
- the LOC134936282 gene encoding histone H1B-like, which translates to MAETAPVAAAVPPSEVAAKKKRQPKKAAGGAKKSGKSSGPSVSELIVKAVAASKERSGVSLAALKKALAAGGYDVERNNSRIKVGVKGLVTKGTLTQVKGTGASGSFKLNKKQVESKKAAQKSLKPKKPAAKKVAKSPKKPKKAPSAAKSPKKVKKPAKAAAAKSPKKPIAVKPKKAAKSPAKMAAKPKAAKSPAKKAAKPKATKSPAKKAAKAKKAAAKK; encoded by the coding sequence ATGGCGGAAACTGCCCCCGTCGCCGCCGCTGTTCCTCCATCAGAGGTcgcagccaaaaagaagaggcagccgaagAAAGCTGCTGGAGGAGCAAAGAAGAGCGGCAAGTCTTCTGGACCCAGCGTCTCCGAGCTGATCGTAAAAGCCGTGGCCGCCTCTAAAGAGCGCAGCGGGGTTTCTCTTgccgccctgaagaaggctctggctgccggaggctacgatgtggagaggaacaacAGCCGCATCAAAGTGGGGGTGAAAGGATTAGTGACCAAAGGAACTCTCACCCAGGTGAAAGGTACCGGCGCTTCCGGCTCCTTCAAGCTCAATAAGAAGCAAGTGGAAAGCAAGAAGGCCGCCCAGAAGTCCCTGAAGCCCAAGAAACCTGCAGCGAAGAAAGTGGCCAAATCCCCGAAGAAGCCCAAGAAGGCTCCGAGTGCAGCCAAGAGCCCGAAAAAGGTGAAGAAACCCGCTAAAGCGGCTGctgccaaaagcccaaagaagcctaTAGCCGTGAAGCCTAAGAAGGCGGCCAAGAGTCCCGCCAAGATGGCGGCGAAGCCCAAAGCTgccaagagtccggccaagaaggcAGCGAAGCCAAAAGCCACAAAAAGCCCGGCCAAGAAGGCAGCTAAGGCTAAGAAAGCTGCGGCCAAGAAGTGA
- the LOC134936326 gene encoding histone H4, producing MSGRGKGGKGLGKGGAKRHRKVLRDNIQGITKPAIRRLARRGGVKRISGLIYEETRGVLKVFLENVIRDAVTYTEHAKRKTVTAMDVVYALKRQGRTLYGFGG from the coding sequence ATGTCTGGAAGAGGTAAAGGAGGTAAGGGGCTCGGAAAAGGAGGCGCTAAGCGCCATAGGAAGGTGCTGCGGGACAACATCCAGGGCATCACCAAGCCTGCCATCCGCCGCCTTGCCCGGAGAGGAGGCGTGAAGCGTATCTCCGGCCTCATCTACGAGGAGACCCGCGGGGTGCTGAAGGTGTTTCTGGAGAACGTGATCCGGGACGCCGTCACCTACACCGAGCACGCCAAGAGGAAGACGGTCACCGCtatggatgtggtctatgctctcaagcgccagggCCGCACTCTGTATGGCTTCGGAGGCTAA
- the LOC134934303 gene encoding histone H2B 1.1-like — protein sequence MPDPAKSAPAPKKAVTKTQKKDGKKRRKSRKESYAIYVYKVLKQVHPDTGISSKAMGIMNSFVNDIFERIAGEASRLAHYNKRSTITSREIQTAVRLLLPGELAKHAVSEGTKAVTKYTSAK from the coding sequence ATGCCTGATCCAGCAAAGTCTGCTCCGGCGCCTAAGAAAGCGGTGACCAAGACCCAGAAGAAGGATGGGAAGAAGCGTAGGaagagcaggaaggagagttacgccatttacgtctacaaggtgctgaagcaggtgcaccctgacaccggcatctcctccaaggctatgggcatcatgaactcctttgtcaaTGACATCTTTGAGCGCATTGCTGGGGAAGCTTCTCGCCTGGCTCATTACAACAAGCGCTCGaccatcacctcccgggagatccagaccgccgtacgcctgctgctgccgggagagctggccaagcacgccgtgtccgagggcaccaaggcTGTTACCAAGTACACCAGCGCCAAGTAA
- the LOC134936308 gene encoding histone H2A type 1-like, which translates to MSGRGKQGGKTRAKAKTRSSRAGLQFPVGRVHRLLRKGNYAERVGAGAPVYLAAVLEYLTAEILELAGNAARDNKKTRIIPRHLQLAVRNDEELNKLLGGVTIAQGGVLPNIQAVLLPKKTESHKPAKSK; encoded by the coding sequence ATGTCTGGAAGAGGGAAACAAGGCGGCAAGACCCGTGCTAAGGCAAAGACTCGCTCATCCCGGGCCGGTCTCCAGTTCCCAGTCGGTCGAGTTCACCGTCTGCTGAGGAAGGGAAACTATGCGGAGCGTGTGGGAGCCGGTGCCCCGGTGTATCTGGCCGCAGTACTGGAGTATTTGACGGCTGAGATTCTTGAGCTCGCCGGAAACGCCGCCCGCGACAACAAGAAGACCCGCATCatcccccgccacctgcagctggctgtgcgcaacgacgaagagctcaacaagctgctcggtggggtgaccatcgcccagggaggcgttctgcccaacatccaggccgtgctgctgcccaagaagaccGAGAGCCACAAACCAGCCAAGAGCAAGTGA
- the LOC134936292 gene encoding histone H3, protein MARTKQTARKSTGGKAPRKQLATKAARKSAPATGGVKKPHRYRPGTVALREIRRYQKSTELLIRKLPFQRLVREIAQDFKTDLRFQSSAVMALQEASEAYLVGLFEDTNLCAIHAKRVTIMPKDIQLARRIRGERA, encoded by the coding sequence ATGGCCAGGACCAAGCAGACCGCCCGCAAATCTACCGGAGGTAAAGCTCCCCGCAAGCAGCTGGCAACCAAGGCTGCTCGGAAAAGCGCCCCAGCTACCGGCGGCGTGAAGAAGCCTCACCGCTACCGCCCCGGGACTGTTGCTCTCCGAGAGATCCGCCGCTACCAGAAATCCACCGAGCTGCTGatccgcaagctgcccttccagcgaTTGGTGCGTGAGATCGCCCAAGACTTCAAGACCGACCTGCGCTTCCAGAGCTCTGCCGTTATGGCCCTACAAGAGGCCAGTGAGGCTTATCTGGTGGGGCTGTTCGAGGACACCAACCTGTGCGCCATCCACGCCAAGAGGGTAaccatcatgcccaaagacatccaGCTAGCCCGCAGAATccgaggggagagggcatag